From a region of the Gossypium raimondii isolate GPD5lz chromosome 10, ASM2569854v1, whole genome shotgun sequence genome:
- the LOC128033961 gene encoding uncharacterized protein LOC128033961 — MKIGKKGELSLRFIDLYDVVERISPVAYQLTLPPELERIHDVFQVSMLRNYRADPSHVVTVDEIEVQPGPTYDDELVEIITREEKVLQNKKIPLVKVLWQNHRTNEATWETEEVMKCQ, encoded by the coding sequence ATGAAGATTGGGAAAAAGGGGGAATTAAGTCTAAGATTTATTGATCTATATGACGTGGTTGAAAGGATTAGTCCAGTGGCCTATCAACTCACGTTGCCACCAGAACTTGAGCGAATCCATGATGTTTTCCAAGTGTCGATGCTAAGGAATTATCGTGCAGACCCATCCCATGTAGTAACAGTAGATGAAATTGAGGTGCAACCTGGTCCTACATACGATGATGAGCTAGTTGAAATTATAACTCGTGAGGAAAAAGTCttacaaaataagaaaattcctttagtcaaagtgttgtggcaaaacCATAGAACCAACGAAGCCACTTGGGAAACTGAGGAAGTAATGAAGTGTCAATAA